In the Thermogemmatispora onikobensis genome, GAGCAGGGCTCCAAGGATGTCGAAAGGCTCGCGTCGCTGACGCGGAGCAATCTCGTGCAGGAGAAAATAAGCGGCGAGCATCGCTATCAGACCAACGGGCAGATTGACCAGGAAGATCCAGCGCCAGCTGGCAAGCGAGAGGATGAGACCACCAAGGACAGGACCAAGCACACTGCCAGCCCCCCAGGTAATGGAGTTGAAGCCCATCGCTGTGCCACGCTCGCCCGGCGGAAAGACTTCGGTGATGATGGCCATCGCATTGGCGTTGAGCATGGCCCCCCCAGCTCCCTGGAGAACCCGGGCCGCAATCAGAAAGAGATCGTTGGGAGCCAGACCGCAGAGGACAGAGCCAATGGTGAAGACCAGAAAGCCCAGATTATAGAGGCGGACGCGGCCAAACATGTCCGCCATTCTGCCAAAGGAGAGCAGCAGCACGGTGCTGATCAGCAAATAGCTGGTAATCACCCAGGTCATACGCACCAGGTCAGAATGAAGGTCCTGCAACATGGCCGGCAGGGCAAGAATAACGATGGTCGAGTCAATGGCAACCATTAAGGAGCCAAGGGTGACAACCGAGAGCGCGATCCATTTGTATTGCAACTTTTTCATGACGCTGTGCCCATCTCTCATCAGGTCTGCCAATCAGACACCGGCGGGCCTTCAAGGACAGTCCAGCCGCAGATCGTGCCTGATGCTCCTGACTGCTGGCTCGATGAGCATGACTTGCTGGCGGCGGCTTTGCCCACTGTGCTGTGCTGCCCGCCCGATGCCGGGCCGGGTGCTGCGAAGGAGCGTCAGATTGCCATTGTCCATTGGACGGCGCCCCTCCTACCCACCTTCTTCATGATAGCACAAAGCCATCGAAGATGATCGATCATATCACTCGGTATGAAGCTATTTGCTCGTATCACACCTTTTATCTGCAAACCCGAGCGCCTCTCCGATGATGAAGTGCTAGAGCTGCTGCGCGTGCCGTGCAGTACAGGGTTCTGGTTCCGCCTTTCACCAGGAGAGGCGCAGCCCTGAACCAGGCTTCTGCTGTGGCAGCCGCGCCTCTCGCTGCTGGATAAAAGCAGGCACTGATTGCTCTCTGTTGCTAGCCTCAGCTAGGCTGAAGCTCGCGTCAGCAACTCGCGCGCAATCACCAGGCGCTGAATCTGATTGGTTCCCTCATAGATCTGGGTGATCTTGGCGTCGCGGAGCATTCGCTCTGCCGGATACTCCTTCATGTACCCATAGCCGCCCAGGATCTGGATAGCGTCGCTGGTCACCTCCATCGCGATATCCGAGGCGAACATCTTGGCCATCGACGAGTACATCGTAAAGCGCTCCTCGCCACGATCGATCATCTCCGCCACATTGTAGACCAGCAAGCGTGCTGCCTCGACCTTCGTGGCCATGTCGGCCAGCATAAACTGAATGCCCTGGTTCTCAGCAATCGGGCGTCCGAACTGTACCCGCTGCCTGGAATAGGAGACAGCCAGATCCAGCGCCCCCTGAGCGATGCCTACCGCCTGGGCCCCAATGCCGGGCCGCGTGCGATCCAGGGTGCGCATGGCAATGTGGAAGCCATCGCCCTCGCGCCCAATCAGGTTCTCTGCTGGCACCTCACAATCATTAAAGATCAGCTCTGCCGTCTGCGAGCCCTTGATCCCCATTTTATCTTCCACGCGCCCCACGGCGAAGCCTGGAAAATCCCGTTCTACAATGAAAGCGCTGATGCCGCGCGTCCCCGCCTGCGGATCAGTCAGGGCAAAGACCGTGTTGACCTGAGCCAGGCCGCCATTCGTGATGAAGCGCTTCGAGCCATTGAGTATGTAGCGGTCCCCTTTGCGCACCGCGACAGTGCGCATCGCCGCCGCATCCGAGCCAGAGCCGGCCTCGGTCAGACCGAAGGCCGCCAGCCACTCGCCGCGCGCCAGCGGTGGTACATACTTGCGTTTCTGCTCCTCGCTGCCGGCCAGCAGAATCGGCATGGCTCCCAGCTGCTGCACTGCCAGCAGCAGGCCCGTTGTGGCACAGCAGCGCGACAGCTCTTCAATAGCGCGCACCACCGCCAGCTTCGTCGAGCCGAGACCACCGTACTCCACGGGGAAGGGCATAGCGTAGATATCCTGCTGCGCCAACAGCTCTTTCATATCCCAGGGGAATTCCCCCGTGCGATCTATCTCCGCCGCGCGCGGCGCCACACGCTCGGTTGCAATTTCGCGAATAGCCGCAATCAGCTCCTCTTCTTCGGGAGAGAGATGAGAAACCGCCATAGACGACGCTCCTTTGCTGGATATCGACTAGAGACAAAGAAAGCACAGGACACAACCATTGTGTTTTGGAATATACCACAGAGAGGCCGCCCCCATGCCAGGTGGACAGACTCCCGCTCCCGTTGAAGAGTGAGCGAGCAGGCGCTGCCCCTTTCTGTGTAACAGACAGGGACTCAGCCCTCACGGCGCGCCCGCTGCTGTAGCTCGTAGAGCTTGCTGATGGCCTCGATCGGCGTCAGGCTCTCGATATCCAGGGTCTTCAGCTCCTCAAGGATTGGATGCGGCTCAGCGGCGAAGAGCGTCATCTGCCAGCCCAAGGGCATGGTCATATCCTTCATGGCCTTGCGTCGCGCCTGGGCCTCGCCCTTGCGCTCCAACTCGGCCAGGATCTCCTGGGCCCGATGGATGACCGGGCGTGGAATGCCGGCCAGCTCTGCCACATGCACCCCATAGCTGCGATCGGCCCCACCCGGGACAATCTTGCGCAGAAAGACGATGCGGCCCTCCTCCTCACTCACGGCCACATTAAAGCAGCGAATGCGTGGCAGGACGCGCGCCACCTCCACCAGCTCGTGATAGTGCGTGGCGAAGAGCGTCCGCGCCCCACAGCGCTTATTGTTATGCAGATACTCGACGACCGCCCGCGCGATGGCCAGGCCATCGTAGGTGCTGGTGCCGCGTCCGATCTCATCGAGAATTACCAGACTACGCGGGGTGGCATGGTGCAAAATATTGGCCGTCTCCACCATCTCGACCATAAAGGTACTCTGGCCTGTCGCCAGGTCGTCCTGAGCCCCGATGCGCGTAAAGATACGATCCACAATGCCAATAGTGGCCGTCTGGGCCGGCACATAGCTGCCGATCTGGGCCATGAGCGTAATCAGAGCCACCTGGCGCAGGTAGGTGGATTTTCCGGCCATATTTGGCCCGGTGATAATAAGAATCTGGGCCTCGTGATTCGAGAGCTCTGCATCGTTGGGGACAAAGGGCACGTCCGGCTGAGCCTGCTCAACGACCGGGTGGCGCCCGGCGATGATGCGAATGGTATCGCCGTCGTTTAACTCGGGACGACAATAGTTATTGCGCGCCGCCACTTCGGCCAGACTGAGATAAACGTCGATCTCGGCCAGGGCGTGGGCTGTGGCCAGCACCCGCTCAGCGCCTTGCGCGGCGATCTCCGCCCGGATCTGGGCGAACAGCTCGCTCTCCAGCTTGTTGATGCGCTCACGCGCATTGAGGATGGTCGCCTCGTACTCCTTCAGCTCCGGCGTCACAAAACGCTCGCTGTTGGTCAGGGTCTGACGCCGCTGGTAGTCGGCAGGCACGCGCTGCTTATGAGCATTGGAGACTTCGATGAAATAGCCGGTGTTTTTGTTATACCCTACCTTGAGGGAGCTGATGCCCGTTCGAGCGCGCTCGCGCTGCTCCAGACGCTCTAACCAGCGCTGTCCGTCCTGAGAGATCGCGCGCAACTGATCAAGCTCTTCGCTGAAGCCAGGCCGAATGATCCCCCCCTCGGAGATGCTGGCCGGAGGCTCCGCTACAATGGCGCGCTCAATGAGCGTGATGACATCTTCGGTATCAGCCAGTCGCTGCAGTAAGGTCGCTAGCGAGGGCATCGAGTGCAGCGCTGCCGCTCCCTCTTCATCGGCGGCAGCCAGATCGGCGCGAATCTCCGACGCCCCTCGCAGGCTGCTCGCCAGAGCGATAAGGTCGCGCGGGCCAGCGATGCGCTGGCGTACACGATTGATCAGGCGCTCAACATCGCCGATCTTCTTGAGAATCTCGCCCAGGCGCGCCCGCAGCAGTGGGGCCGCCAATAGCTCCGCGATTACTTCCTGGCGCTGGCGCAGCGCGGCGAGATCCAGCAGCGGCTGACCGAGCCAGCGGCGCAACAGGCGCCCACCCATCGGGGTGCGCGTGCGGTCGAGTACCCAGAGCAGCGAGCCTTTGAGGGTGCCGCTGCGGCCACTCTCGAAGAGTTCCAGGTTGCGCCGCGTGTGGGGATCAAGAGTCATAAAATGAGCGGTCGAGTAGGTCTCCAGGGCGGTGAGTTGGGGCACGATCTCCTTCTGCGTCTCTTGGACGTAGGCCAGAACAGCCCCAGCGGCGCGGATGGCCAGCGGCAGCCTTTCGCAGCCAAAGCCCTCTAGAGAGACGACGCCAAAGTGAGTCTGCAGGCGATGACGCGCATCGGCCTCACTGAAGAAGCGTGCATCGTAGGGGGTGACATGGCCGGCCAGCCCTTTAAAGAGTCGCGCCAGCGGAGCAAACTCCTCGTCGTCATCCTCCTCCAGCTCGTCCTGCTCACCCAACAGGGCCGCCGCACCGTCGGGATCACCATTGCTGCCAAGGCGGGGAACCGGCTTTTCACTCATCACTGCTGCCAGCCAGCGCCGCTTGCGATTGCTTTGCTGCCCATAGTGGGCCTCCACCAGGACCTCCGCCGGCGCGATGCGCGCCATCTCTTGCTGCAAGGTCAGCTCCGGCTCGCTGGTCGCAATCTGCGTCGCGGCGAATTCGCCCGTGGTGATATCCACATAGGCTACTCCAACGGCGTTGCGCCCCATAACCGCCGCCGCCAGAAAGTTATTGCGCTTGGCTGCCAGCATGGCCGGCTCAACCACGGTTCCCGGTGTTACAATGCGCGTCACCTCGCGCTCTACCAGCCCCCGCGAGAGGGCAGGGTCGCTGACTTGCTCGCAGACAGCCACCCGGTAGCCCTTGCTCACCAGGCGAGCAATGTAGCTGTCGGCGGCCTGATGCGGCACTCCAGCCATCGGAGCCTTCTCTCCACGGCCAAAGTCGCGCCGCGTCAGGGCAATCTCCAGCTCTCGGGCCACGATCTCGGCATCCTCATCAAACATCTCATAGAAGTCGCCCATACGGAAAAAGAGGATGGTGTCGGGATAGCGCTCCTTGATGGCGAGATATTGAGACCGGATCGGACTATGGTTGCTCTGCTGCTCTCTCTCGTACTCCTCAAATAGCACGGTTCACCTCTCCCAGAGACTCTTGGCGTGATGCTTAGTTTACCCCGAATCCGCCGCTTTGTAAAAGCGTTCTAGCCATCCTGCTGCTCATGAGCACGCCTAGCTGTTCAGTCCTACCCGGTTGCCAGTACGATCAGCTTTTGCATATACTTTGAACATCCCCGTGTGGGTTGGAGGAACTACGTCGCGAGGCCCGGCTCTTCCTGGCGCGGCCCTTCCTCCTATCTCGCTCGCAAGGTAAGCTCGTGCATGAGCGTCAAGATGCCGGCTATATGTAACCATGAGCACGCATCGATAGATCTGCTGTTGAACGGTGCACCATGATGACTGCAAACGGGTCTCCATTGAGCGACGTCGAGCTGTCACTCTTCTCCTGGCACCTCCACATTCCTCTCCCGCTGGGAGTGCTGCTTTTGCTTTCGTTCCTCTTGGGCGCACTGGTCTTCTATGTAATCGCAGTTCTGGCCTCGCTCAGGGACCGGCGAGAGCTGGAGCAACTGCGCAAGCGTGTGGCCGAACTTGAGCGAGAGAAGGCAGCAGCTCTGCAGGCGGCGCGCATTCCTTCCGGGCCGCTCCCGCAGATGCCACCGGTTGTGCCAATGCCCGGTATCCCAGGTATGCCCGGTCCCGGCACACTTCCTGGCCACCACCCTGGCCCTCCTGCCGGTTATCCGCCTGGAGCCTATTAAGGCGAGGGCTGCTCCACCTCGCCTCGCTGGTCCGAGGGAGGGAGATCCTGCTCTCCCCTCTCCAGGTGTAGGTGAGACGGTTTCTCTCGCCCGACGTTTGGCCAGTAGTCAGTGGCCAGGGCCAATTCAATTACCAGGATTGGACTGAGCAAGCTCCGCTCCGTGAACCGCCACTATAACAAACAAAAGGACGGGCTTCCGCTTCCCGTCCCCTGGGGTCTTTTCTCCTCTCCTGCTCTGCTCTGCCCCGCCTCCTCGGTCCGGCTGTTTGACAGGGAAGGACAGCGCACAAGATGCCAGCTGCTCAATCAAGTTCGACACTATGCCGGCCAAAAATGCGCTGCCAGAAACGCAGCTCTGCCGCTGTATCTTCCTCCCCTTCCTCTATGCCAACCGTTTCGTTGGGATCATCCTCCCCTTCATCCTTCTTCACGGTCTCGGGCCTGGCCTGCATCTGCTCCTCCGCCTGCGGCGGCTCCGGCTCCTCCAGGTCAGCCAGGGCCGCCGCCCTGGTCTCGTCAGCCGCCGCCGCGCTGCCCTCGACCTCCACCTCGGCAGCAACCTCCGATAGCTCTGGCTCCTCCCCATTGCTTTCGCATCCTGGCTCAACAGCGACCTCATCTGCTGGGTCAGACCGGTCTGCTGCCTCCCCCGCAGACCGATCCTCTCCCTCGGGCCAGATCACTTCCTCTCTCACAGAGGCCCCTTCGGGAGAACCAGCAGCGCTAAACTCATAGAATGCCCCCGCCAGAGCGTGGTCTGTCTCTTGCTCAACCGAGGGCCTCTCTCTCTTCTCCGCGCCCTCTTCGTTGGTCAGATCGTGGTTTTCGTCGGAGGCCGTTGTTGCCCCATCGACAGCGCTACCGACATACTCACGCATGGCCGGCTCGGCCAGAGAAGAGGGGAGCTGCTCTAGCGGGGCCTCACTGAGAGACGTCTCAGACATCTCGCTCTCGACGGTGCTCTCCCGCGTCTCCACTTCCGGCGCGGCCTCTTCCTGCCCACCTGGCCCCTCTGCTGTCGCGGCTCCGCCCGCCAGTCCGGCCTCTGTCGCCAGGAAGATCTCTTCTTCAGAAAGGGGAACCACCTCCGCTGGAGTCGCCTGCTCGGACGTTGAA is a window encoding:
- a CDS encoding acyl-CoA dehydrogenase; amino-acid sequence: MAVSHLSPEEEELIAAIREIATERVAPRAAEIDRTGEFPWDMKELLAQQDIYAMPFPVEYGGLGSTKLAVVRAIEELSRCCATTGLLLAVQQLGAMPILLAGSEEQKRKYVPPLARGEWLAAFGLTEAGSGSDAAAMRTVAVRKGDRYILNGSKRFITNGGLAQVNTVFALTDPQAGTRGISAFIVERDFPGFAVGRVEDKMGIKGSQTAELIFNDCEVPAENLIGREGDGFHIAMRTLDRTRPGIGAQAVGIAQGALDLAVSYSRQRVQFGRPIAENQGIQFMLADMATKVEAARLLVYNVAEMIDRGEERFTMYSSMAKMFASDIAMEVTSDAIQILGGYGYMKEYPAERMLRDAKITQIYEGTNQIQRLVIARELLTRASA
- a CDS encoding lipopolysaccharide assembly protein LapA domain-containing protein; the encoded protein is MMTANGSPLSDVELSLFSWHLHIPLPLGVLLLLSFLLGALVFYVIAVLASLRDRRELEQLRKRVAELEREKAAALQAARIPSGPLPQMPPVVPMPGIPGMPGPGTLPGHHPGPPAGYPPGAY
- the mutS gene encoding DNA mismatch repair protein MutS, which translates into the protein MLFEEYEREQQSNHSPIRSQYLAIKERYPDTILFFRMGDFYEMFDEDAEIVARELEIALTRRDFGRGEKAPMAGVPHQAADSYIARLVSKGYRVAVCEQVSDPALSRGLVEREVTRIVTPGTVVEPAMLAAKRNNFLAAAVMGRNAVGVAYVDITTGEFAATQIATSEPELTLQQEMARIAPAEVLVEAHYGQQSNRKRRWLAAVMSEKPVPRLGSNGDPDGAAALLGEQDELEEDDDEEFAPLARLFKGLAGHVTPYDARFFSEADARHRLQTHFGVVSLEGFGCERLPLAIRAAGAVLAYVQETQKEIVPQLTALETYSTAHFMTLDPHTRRNLELFESGRSGTLKGSLLWVLDRTRTPMGGRLLRRWLGQPLLDLAALRQRQEVIAELLAAPLLRARLGEILKKIGDVERLINRVRQRIAGPRDLIALASSLRGASEIRADLAAADEEGAAALHSMPSLATLLQRLADTEDVITLIERAIVAEPPASISEGGIIRPGFSEELDQLRAISQDGQRWLERLEQRERARTGISSLKVGYNKNTGYFIEVSNAHKQRVPADYQRRQTLTNSERFVTPELKEYEATILNARERINKLESELFAQIRAEIAAQGAERVLATAHALAEIDVYLSLAEVAARNNYCRPELNDGDTIRIIAGRHPVVEQAQPDVPFVPNDAELSNHEAQILIITGPNMAGKSTYLRQVALITLMAQIGSYVPAQTATIGIVDRIFTRIGAQDDLATGQSTFMVEMVETANILHHATPRSLVILDEIGRGTSTYDGLAIARAVVEYLHNNKRCGARTLFATHYHELVEVARVLPRIRCFNVAVSEEEGRIVFLRKIVPGGADRSYGVHVAELAGIPRPVIHRAQEILAELERKGEAQARRKAMKDMTMPLGWQMTLFAAEPHPILEELKTLDIESLTPIEAISKLYELQQRARREG